From a single Brassica napus cultivar Da-Ae chromosome C9, Da-Ae, whole genome shotgun sequence genomic region:
- the LOC106436811 gene encoding agamous-like MADS-box protein AGL97, translating into MGGTKRKIKIEEIEKKTVKSVAFTKRRNGLFRKAAELCLLSSSAQIAILATPPSTNSHAAFYSFGHSSVDHVVSSLLNDTCPLPTEQENKSGLGFWWEDEGFERSENIDELKEATDAVSRMLNNLRLRLDALKSNQSGGALVIHQEEVLQICDTETNNNEEMTNQITRLEGASGSLVENVEDSLPNDGFFGDVKIDTL; encoded by the coding sequence ATGGGAGGCACAAAACGTAAAATAAAGATTGAGGAGATCGAAAAGAAGACAGTGAAATCGGTGGCTTTCACGAAACGACGTAACGGTCTCTTCCGCAAAGCTGCTGAGCTCTgtcttctctcttcctctgcTCAAATCGCAATCTTAGCGACTCCTCCTTCTACCAATTCTCACGCTGCTTTCTATTCCTTTGGACATTCCTCTGTCGACCACGTTGTTTCCTCTCTGCTCAACGATACGTGTCCTCTTCCGACAGAACAAGAGAACAAGTCAGGATTAGGGTTTTGGTGGGAAGACGAAGGCTTTGAAAGATCGGAGAACATAGATGAACTGAAAGAAGCTACTGATGCGGTTTCTAGGATGTTGAACAATTTGAGGCTACGATTAGATGCTTTGAAGAGTAATCAAAGTGGTGGTGCTTTAGTGATCCATCAAGAGGAGGTTCTTCAGATTTGTGACACCGAGACAAACAACAACGAAGAGATGACGAATCAAATTACTAGACTTGAAGGAGCTTCTGGAAGTTTGGTAGAGAATGTGGAGGATAGTCTGCCTAATGATGGGTTTTTTGGTGATGTCAAGATTGATACACTTTAA